One Azoarcus sp. DN11 DNA segment encodes these proteins:
- a CDS encoding LysR family transcriptional regulator: MTSFDLNLTRVFVAIYETRSVTAAAERLDITQPSVSYSLARLRAELADLLFVRDKRNLKPTPRAEALYPKFRDALAVIGKAIEETHRFDPATANRIFNLAMSDVGSMYFLPPIERGFSGIAPHVVFDVHQVSTSEIADQLAAMKIDVALGNLTSLGGQTRSFTLFREHYMCLLGKRHAERIGPMTLDGFRASRHVVVSSTFSGHQLAEDALTDLGISRRTFIRTPYFTALPQLIAQSDLVVMLPSRIAGIFAMQSEVVALPAPMPLADFEVKMYWHPRHESNPSVAWLLERLKAILREP, encoded by the coding sequence ATGACATCCTTCGATCTGAACCTGACACGGGTCTTCGTTGCGATCTATGAAACCCGCAGCGTGACCGCCGCCGCCGAGCGACTCGACATCACCCAGCCCTCGGTGAGCTACAGCCTCGCCAGGCTGCGCGCAGAGCTCGCGGACCTGCTTTTCGTGCGCGACAAACGCAACCTCAAGCCGACGCCGCGCGCCGAAGCGCTCTACCCGAAATTTCGTGACGCACTTGCCGTCATCGGCAAAGCCATCGAGGAAACGCATCGTTTCGACCCGGCCACTGCCAATCGCATCTTCAATCTCGCGATGTCGGACGTCGGAAGCATGTACTTCCTGCCGCCGATCGAGCGCGGATTCAGCGGCATCGCACCTCACGTCGTGTTCGATGTCCATCAGGTGTCAACTTCCGAAATAGCCGATCAACTTGCAGCGATGAAAATCGACGTTGCACTGGGAAACCTGACGTCACTGGGCGGTCAGACGCGAAGTTTCACGCTATTTCGTGAGCACTACATGTGTCTGCTGGGGAAGCGGCACGCCGAACGGATCGGCCCGATGACGCTGGATGGGTTTCGCGCGAGCCGGCACGTCGTTGTTTCGTCGACGTTTTCCGGTCATCAACTCGCCGAGGACGCTTTGACCGACCTGGGCATATCGCGCCGAACCTTCATTCGCACGCCCTACTTCACGGCACTACCGCAGCTCATCGCGCAGAGCGACCTGGTCGTGATGCTGCCCTCGCGCATCGCAGGCATCTTTGCAATGCAAAGTGAAGTCGTCGCGCTGCCGGCGCCAATGCCCCTCGCAGACTTCGAGGTCAAGATGTACTGGCATCCCCGGCACGAGTCCAATCCTTCGGTTGCGTGGCTGCTGGAGCGTCTCAAAGCGATCCTCCGCGAACCCTAG
- a CDS encoding aldo/keto reductase — translation MKTRTLGNGLDVSALGLGCMGLNFGFGKSVTKDEGIALIRAAVERGVTFFDTAEIYGPFTNEEMVGEALAPVRDRVVIATKFGFATYSQATGGKIALNSRPEHIKAVADASLKRLGIEVIDLFYQHRVDPEVPIEDVAGAVKELIQAGKVRHFGMCEASAQTIRRAHSVQPLTAVQSEYSLWTRKPEDSVLPALEDLGIGFVPYSPLGKGFLTGKIDPGTTFKEGDLRKIIPRFSADAIAANQALVDLLRTVGQRYGATPAQVALAWLLSRKPWIVPIPGTSHLSRLEENLGSAALELSPGDLEEISTAAARIRIQGGRYPEALEKMTGL, via the coding sequence GTGAAAACTCGCACACTCGGCAACGGCCTTGACGTGTCCGCCCTGGGCCTGGGCTGCATGGGCCTGAATTTCGGGTTCGGCAAATCGGTGACCAAGGACGAAGGCATCGCCCTGATTCGCGCCGCCGTCGAACGCGGCGTGACGTTTTTCGACACTGCGGAGATCTACGGCCCGTTCACGAACGAGGAGATGGTCGGAGAAGCCCTCGCTCCCGTCCGCGACCGGGTCGTGATCGCGACCAAGTTCGGCTTCGCGACCTACTCGCAAGCCACGGGAGGCAAGATCGCGCTCAACAGCCGCCCCGAACACATCAAGGCGGTCGCGGACGCGTCGCTGAAGCGGCTCGGGATCGAGGTGATCGATCTCTTCTACCAGCACCGTGTCGACCCCGAGGTACCGATCGAGGACGTGGCGGGCGCGGTGAAGGAGTTGATCCAGGCCGGCAAGGTGCGTCACTTCGGCATGTGCGAAGCGTCCGCGCAGACGATCCGGCGCGCCCACAGCGTGCAGCCGCTTACGGCCGTGCAGAGCGAATACTCGCTGTGGACGCGCAAGCCCGAGGACTCGGTGTTGCCGGCCTTGGAGGATCTGGGCATCGGCTTCGTCCCCTACAGCCCGCTCGGCAAGGGCTTCCTCACCGGCAAGATCGACCCGGGCACGACCTTCAAGGAAGGCGATCTGCGCAAAATCATCCCGCGATTCAGTGCCGACGCCATCGCGGCAAACCAGGCGCTTGTCGACTTGCTAAGAACCGTCGGCCAGCGTTACGGCGCCACACCCGCCCAGGTTGCCCTGGCGTGGCTGCTTTCCCGGAAGCCCTGGATCGTCCCCATTCCGGGCACGAGCCACCTCTCGCGCCTCGAGGAAAACCTCGGCTCGGCCGCCCTTGAACTGAGCCCCGGCGACCTGGAGGAAATCAGCACCGCGGCCGCGCGGATCAGGATCCAGGGCGGGCGTTACCCCGAAGCCCTCGAGAAGATGACCGGCCTGTGA
- a CDS encoding universal stress protein, which produces MTIIVAYAPHPEGRAALEKGIELAGRFQERLVVVNAGPGGTSDDPSLADCADAEDIEKRLASCGVEAEFKQFVRGNTAVEEIEDLAEKLHASLVIIGLRKRSPVGKLLLGSTAQDLLLKMDCPVLAVKAG; this is translated from the coding sequence ATGACCATCATCGTCGCTTATGCACCTCACCCCGAAGGGCGCGCCGCGCTGGAAAAGGGTATCGAGCTCGCCGGGCGTTTCCAGGAACGTCTCGTCGTTGTCAACGCCGGTCCCGGCGGCACGTCGGACGATCCGTCGCTCGCGGACTGCGCGGACGCCGAGGACATCGAGAAGCGGCTCGCATCCTGCGGCGTGGAGGCCGAGTTCAAGCAGTTCGTGCGCGGCAATACGGCCGTCGAGGAAATCGAGGACCTGGCCGAGAAACTCCACGCATCCCTCGTGATCATCGGCCTGCGCAAGCGTTCGCCCGTGGGCAAGCTTTTACTTGGCAGCACGGCACAAGACCTGCTGCTGAAAATGGATTGCCCCGTGCTCGCGGTCAAGGCCGGCTGA
- a CDS encoding LysR family transcriptional regulator yields the protein MPINEMRAISTFTKAVELGSLRKAAAALGVSPQAASQAVAQLEQHLGVRLLHRTTRHIALTDEGQQFLESAQPAMAMLERALQRVTVAKDEIAGPLRIIAPRSSFATLLWPVINAFCEEYPDVQPDLHLDDQIANWVEERADVGFRIGAPPEEGLIARKLFVVSLVICAAPKYLERHGIPKTLDELSDHRCSMFRRPVTGQVYPWFLKVGDELVQREFPPALSTNDTETELQAVLDGRVIGQLAAFSAVPHLRAGRLVPVLTQHMTDHMSVHLFYGSRRAQPARVRKFIDFAVERLTDSPDYVLNEREIREMTGRTRFPPS from the coding sequence ATGCCTATCAACGAGATGCGCGCGATCAGCACCTTCACGAAGGCGGTCGAGCTGGGAAGTTTGCGCAAGGCCGCGGCAGCGCTCGGGGTCAGTCCCCAGGCCGCGAGTCAGGCCGTGGCGCAGCTCGAGCAGCACCTTGGGGTGCGTCTGCTGCACCGCACGACCCGACACATCGCCCTGACCGACGAGGGGCAGCAGTTCCTGGAGTCGGCCCAACCGGCGATGGCGATGCTCGAACGCGCCCTGCAGCGCGTCACGGTTGCCAAGGACGAGATCGCGGGGCCCCTGCGCATCATCGCGCCGCGATCGAGTTTCGCCACGCTGCTATGGCCGGTGATCAACGCGTTCTGCGAGGAATATCCGGACGTGCAGCCGGACCTCCATCTCGACGACCAGATCGCGAACTGGGTGGAGGAGCGGGCGGACGTGGGATTCCGCATCGGTGCCCCGCCCGAAGAGGGGCTGATCGCCCGCAAGCTCTTTGTGGTGTCGCTCGTGATCTGTGCCGCCCCGAAGTATCTCGAGCGCCACGGGATACCGAAGACGCTGGACGAGCTATCGGATCACAGGTGCAGCATGTTCCGCCGTCCGGTGACGGGGCAAGTCTATCCGTGGTTTCTCAAGGTGGGCGACGAGCTGGTGCAGCGGGAGTTCCCGCCCGCCTTATCGACCAACGATACCGAGACCGAACTGCAGGCGGTGCTAGACGGCAGGGTCATCGGACAGCTCGCCGCATTCTCCGCGGTGCCGCACCTGCGCGCGGGCCGTCTGGTGCCCGTGCTCACGCAGCACATGACCGACCACATGAGCGTCCATCTCTTCTACGGCAGTCGACGAGCGCAGCCCGCGCGGGTGCGCAAGTTCATCGACTTCGCGGTGGAACGCCTCACCGACAGTCCCGATTACGTCCTCAACGAGCGCGAGATCCGCGAGATGACGGGGAGGACGAGGTTTCCGCCTTCGTAG
- a CDS encoding indolepyruvate ferredoxin oxidoreductase subunit alpha, producing the protein MERSFGAEVGKLTLGQGEIFHGEGILAVAKALLQSGVSYIGGYQGAPVSHLIDVLGDARELLDRLGIYFESSASEAGAAAMLGASINYPLRGAVTWKSTVGTNVASDALSNLASAGVKGGALVILGEDYGEGSSIIQERTHAFAMKSQMWLLDPRPNLNSIVDTVEKGFELSEASNTPVMLQLRIRACHVHGSFVCRDNRQPAHSRKHLLETAEFDYGRICLPPSIYQHERAKIEARWPAALDFIRCEGLNEVFDGESKDVGIIVQGGLYNGLMRALQRVGLADAFGRSDLPIYVLNVVYPLVPDEVLDFCADKRAVMLVEEGQPKYLEDAIQAILRRAGAGTELHGGRIFALAGEYSGEVLLKGVGAFVEAMGLAPAAATGTDVEAARLLGLREQATAELGAPVPARPPGFCVGCPERPVFSALKLLQQRTGAIHVSADIGCHTFGTLPPFNMGNTVLGYGLGLASSSAVGPMLNKRVVSIMGDGGFWHNGFTSGVVNAVYNGHDSVLVILKNGYTSATGTQIIPSSRQVDARPELDIERALEGVGVRWIRKVPSYEVSHMVRTLGEAMSTAEPGLKVIIADGECQLERQRRIKPEAARRLKAGERIVRTRFAVDDRVCTGDHACVRLSGCPSLTIKPNPNPLRVDPVATVNQGCVGCGLCGEAAHADTLCPSFYKVDIVQNPSRWDRFLYRMRQAVISLLAARDSFPAGAPQ; encoded by the coding sequence ATGGAGCGTTCCTTTGGTGCCGAGGTCGGCAAACTGACCTTGGGGCAAGGCGAGATTTTCCACGGTGAGGGCATCCTCGCGGTTGCCAAGGCTCTGCTGCAGTCGGGGGTGAGTTACATCGGCGGCTACCAGGGGGCGCCGGTGTCGCACCTGATCGATGTGCTTGGCGACGCGCGCGAACTGCTGGACCGACTGGGCATCTATTTCGAGAGCAGTGCGTCCGAGGCAGGCGCGGCCGCGATGCTCGGGGCCTCCATCAACTATCCCCTGCGCGGCGCGGTCACCTGGAAGTCCACGGTCGGCACCAACGTGGCGTCGGACGCGCTGTCCAACCTGGCGTCCGCGGGTGTCAAGGGCGGCGCGCTCGTCATCCTGGGCGAAGACTATGGTGAAGGCTCCAGCATCATTCAGGAGCGCACCCATGCCTTCGCGATGAAGTCGCAGATGTGGTTGCTGGATCCGCGACCCAATTTGAACTCCATCGTCGATACGGTGGAGAAGGGCTTCGAACTGTCCGAGGCGTCCAATACGCCGGTAATGCTGCAATTGCGCATCCGCGCGTGTCATGTTCATGGCAGTTTCGTCTGCCGCGATAACCGGCAGCCCGCGCATTCGCGCAAGCATCTCCTTGAAACGGCGGAATTCGACTACGGCCGTATCTGCCTGCCGCCGTCCATCTATCAGCATGAGCGGGCAAAAATCGAAGCGCGCTGGCCGGCGGCGCTGGATTTCATCCGGTGCGAAGGGTTGAACGAGGTTTTCGACGGCGAGAGCAAGGACGTCGGCATTATCGTTCAAGGCGGACTCTACAACGGGCTGATGCGCGCGCTGCAACGGGTGGGCCTGGCGGATGCCTTCGGTCGCAGCGATCTCCCGATCTACGTGCTCAATGTCGTCTATCCGTTGGTGCCGGACGAGGTGCTGGACTTCTGCGCCGACAAGCGCGCGGTGATGCTGGTGGAAGAGGGGCAGCCGAAGTACCTCGAGGACGCGATTCAGGCCATCCTGCGCCGGGCCGGCGCGGGCACGGAACTGCACGGCGGGCGAATCTTCGCTCTTGCCGGCGAATACAGCGGGGAGGTGCTGCTGAAAGGCGTCGGCGCCTTTGTCGAGGCAATGGGCCTGGCACCGGCAGCCGCGACCGGCACGGATGTCGAGGCAGCACGGCTGCTCGGCCTCAGGGAGCAGGCGACTGCCGAACTCGGTGCCCCGGTACCGGCGCGCCCTCCCGGATTCTGCGTCGGCTGCCCGGAGCGGCCGGTGTTTTCGGCGCTAAAGCTGTTGCAGCAAAGGACGGGGGCCATCCACGTCAGTGCCGACATCGGCTGCCATACGTTCGGCACGCTGCCGCCCTTCAACATGGGCAACACGGTGCTCGGTTATGGCCTGGGGCTCGCGAGCTCGTCTGCGGTGGGGCCGATGCTGAACAAGCGCGTCGTCAGCATCATGGGCGACGGCGGCTTCTGGCATAACGGTTTCACCTCGGGCGTCGTGAATGCGGTCTACAACGGCCACGATTCGGTGCTGGTCATCCTCAAGAACGGCTACACGTCGGCGACCGGCACCCAGATCATCCCGTCCTCCAGGCAGGTGGACGCGCGGCCGGAACTCGACATCGAGCGTGCGCTCGAGGGAGTCGGCGTGCGCTGGATCCGCAAGGTGCCCAGCTACGAGGTGTCGCACATGGTGCGCACACTCGGCGAAGCGATGAGTACGGCGGAGCCGGGGCTCAAGGTCATCATCGCCGACGGTGAATGTCAGCTCGAGCGGCAGCGTCGGATCAAACCCGAGGCGGCGCGCCGGCTCAAGGCGGGCGAGCGGATCGTGCGCACCCGCTTCGCGGTTGACGACAGGGTGTGCACCGGTGACCACGCCTGCGTGCGCTTGTCGGGATGCCCGTCGCTCACGATCAAGCCGAATCCCAATCCCCTGCGCGTTGACCCGGTTGCCACGGTAAACCAGGGGTGCGTCGGCTGCGGCCTGTGTGGCGAGGCCGCGCACGCCGACACTTTGTGCCCGTCCTTCTACAAGGTCGACATCGTCCAGAACCCGAGCCGCTGGGACCGTTTTCTCTACCGGATGCGGCAAGCGGTGATCTCCCTGCTCGCTGCCCGCGATTCTTTTCCTGCCGGAGCCCCCCAATGA
- a CDS encoding indolepyruvate oxidoreductase subunit beta family protein → MTHRPVSILIAALGGEGGGVLADWIIDVATELDFPVQSTSVPGVAQRTGATNYYLEVFPFARAELGGQVPVLSLTPGPGDVDIVAASELVEAGRVMQSGFSDPARTVLVFSTHREFAVSEKIGMGDGRYDPNRVFDAARRLAREVIAFDMREIAWQQGTIINTVLFGAMVGSGCLPFPREACEAAIRRSGKAVDASLRGFEAGFSRARARMTAAVTDDGSLRVAADRAPVADLPPAVRAVAAEGYAQVRDYQDAAYAERYLQRLRSVCLKAGDAEEIGAEAARHLALWMTYEDVVRVAELKTRRSRITRVRAEVGARPGEPVRVTEFLKPRLEEICAVLPAGLAQPIARMLKGSRLAEGMTLRLRTDTVSGFALLALLRCLKPLRPRSLRFVQEQRAIEEWLAAIERAVPRSPSLALEIARCGRLIKGYGDTAERGQRSLRLILELVEQGSDDLEGLAGRVGAARTAALADPEGRALAGALGLSRPEPKPQPIRIFSRTSTAAGS, encoded by the coding sequence ATGACACACAGACCGGTCTCCATCCTCATTGCCGCACTCGGTGGCGAAGGCGGCGGGGTGCTCGCCGACTGGATCATCGACGTGGCCACCGAACTCGATTTTCCGGTGCAGAGCACTTCGGTGCCGGGCGTGGCGCAGCGCACCGGGGCGACGAATTACTACCTTGAAGTGTTCCCGTTTGCGCGTGCGGAGCTTGGCGGTCAAGTGCCGGTGCTGTCCCTGACCCCGGGGCCTGGCGACGTCGACATTGTCGCCGCCTCGGAGCTCGTCGAGGCCGGGCGGGTGATGCAGAGCGGCTTCTCGGATCCGGCACGGACGGTGCTGGTCTTCTCCACCCATCGCGAATTCGCGGTGTCAGAGAAGATCGGCATGGGCGACGGTCGCTACGATCCGAACCGGGTGTTCGATGCCGCGCGCCGGTTGGCGCGCGAGGTGATTGCCTTCGACATGCGTGAAATCGCCTGGCAGCAGGGCACCATCATCAACACGGTGCTGTTCGGGGCGATGGTCGGTTCGGGTTGCCTGCCGTTTCCGCGCGAGGCGTGCGAGGCCGCAATCCGGCGTTCCGGCAAGGCGGTCGATGCCAGTTTGCGCGGTTTCGAAGCAGGATTCAGCCGCGCCCGCGCACGCATGACGGCGGCAGTGACGGACGACGGTTCGCTGCGTGTTGCAGCGGACCGCGCGCCGGTGGCCGATTTGCCGCCCGCCGTGCGCGCGGTCGCGGCGGAAGGCTATGCGCAGGTGCGCGACTACCAGGACGCGGCTTATGCGGAACGTTACCTCCAGCGGCTGCGATCGGTCTGTCTCAAGGCAGGCGATGCAGAAGAGATCGGTGCGGAAGCGGCCCGTCACCTCGCGTTATGGATGACCTACGAGGATGTCGTTCGCGTTGCCGAACTGAAGACTCGTCGCTCGCGAATTACCCGGGTGCGTGCTGAAGTCGGCGCACGGCCGGGCGAGCCGGTGCGCGTCACCGAGTTTCTCAAACCGCGCCTGGAGGAAATCTGCGCGGTGCTGCCAGCGGGGCTTGCGCAGCCGATCGCACGGATGTTAAAGGGCTCGCGCCTTGCCGAGGGCATGACCTTGCGGCTGCGGACCGACACCGTGTCCGGTTTCGCACTTCTGGCGCTACTGCGCTGCCTGAAGCCCTTGCGGCCGCGAAGCCTGCGCTTCGTCCAGGAACAGCGGGCGATCGAGGAGTGGCTGGCGGCGATAGAGCGGGCCGTGCCGCGCAGTCCCTCATTGGCGCTCGAGATTGCACGCTGTGGCCGCTTGATCAAAGGCTACGGCGATACGGCCGAGCGTGGTCAGCGCAGCCTGCGGCTGATTCTCGAACTGGTGGAACAGGGCAGCGACGATCTCGAAGGGTTGGCGGGGCGGGTGGGTGCGGCGCGGACTGCTGCATTGGCCGATCCGGAAGGGCGCGCACTCGCCGGAGCCCTCGGATTGTCTCGGCCCGAGCCGAAGCCGCAACCGATTCGCATTTTTAGCAGGACATCGACCGCCGCTGGTAGTTGA